A portion of the Streptococcus urinalis 2285-97 genome contains these proteins:
- a CDS encoding amino acid ABC transporter ATP-binding protein, with translation MAELKIDIQDLHKSYGQNEVLKGIDAKFYEGDVVCIIGPSGSGKSTFLRTLNLLEDITSGKVVVDGFELSDKKTNIDKARENIGMVFQHFNLFPHMSVIDNITFAPVELGKESKELAKKHGLELLEKVGLSDKADALPSSLSGGQKQRVAIARALAMNPDIMLFDEPTSALDPEMVGDVLNVMKDLAEQGMTMLIVTHEMGFARQVANRVIFTDGGQFLEDGTPEDIFDHPKHPRLIEFLDKVLNV, from the coding sequence ATGGCAGAATTAAAAATTGATATTCAAGATTTGCATAAGTCATATGGTCAAAATGAAGTTCTAAAAGGTATTGATGCAAAATTTTATGAAGGTGATGTTGTCTGTATCATCGGTCCATCTGGTTCTGGAAAGTCAACTTTTTTAAGAACTCTAAATTTATTAGAAGACATTACCAGTGGTAAAGTTGTTGTTGATGGTTTTGAACTTTCAGACAAAAAAACAAATATAGATAAAGCAAGGGAAAACATTGGAATGGTATTTCAACATTTCAACTTGTTCCCTCATATGTCTGTTATAGATAATATTACATTTGCACCAGTAGAATTAGGTAAAGAATCTAAGGAATTAGCAAAAAAACATGGTCTCGAACTACTTGAAAAAGTTGGACTTTCAGATAAAGCTGATGCGCTACCAAGTAGTCTATCTGGAGGACAAAAACAACGTGTTGCCATTGCGCGTGCTCTAGCAATGAATCCAGATATTATGTTATTTGATGAGCCAACTTCTGCCCTTGATCCTGAAATGGTTGGCGATGTTCTTAATGTAATGAAAGACCTAGCTGAACAAGGAATGACAATGCTGATTGTCACTCATGAAATGGGATTTGCTAGACAAGTTGCAAATCGTGTTATCTTTACTGATGGTGGCCAGTTCTTAGAAGATGGAACGCCAGAAGATATTTTTGATCATCCTAAACATCCACGTTTGATTGAATTTCTTGATAAAGTCTTAAATGTCTAA
- the obgE gene encoding GTPase ObgE — MSMFLDTAKISVQAGRGGDGMVAFRREKYVPNGGPWGGDGGKGGSVIFRVEEGLRTLMDFRYNRKFKAKAGEKGMTKGMHGRGAEDLIVEVPQGTTVRDAETGKVITDLVENGQEFVIARGGRGGRGNIRFATPRNPAPEIAENGEPGEEKQLELELKILADVGLVGFPSVGKSTLLSVVSAAKPKIGAYHFTTIVPNLGMVRTKSGESFAMADLPGLIEGASQGIGLGTQFLRHIERTRVILHVIDMSASEGRDPYEDYLAINNELETYNLRLLERPQIIVANKMDMAESEENLAEFKSKLKANYDEFEDLPMIFPISSLAHQGLENLLDATAELLDKTGEFLLYDESELAQDEVYYGFNEDERPFEISRDDDAAWVLSGEKLEKLFVMTNMERDESIMKFARQLRGMGVDEALRERGAKDGDIVRIGHFEFEFVD; from the coding sequence ATGAGTATGTTTTTAGATACTGCTAAGATTAGTGTTCAAGCTGGTCGAGGTGGAGATGGAATGGTTGCTTTCCGTCGGGAGAAGTATGTTCCTAATGGTGGCCCGTGGGGCGGAGATGGTGGTAAAGGTGGCTCGGTTATTTTTAGAGTAGAAGAGGGCCTTAGAACACTGATGGATTTTCGTTATAATCGAAAATTCAAAGCAAAAGCAGGTGAAAAAGGGATGACAAAAGGTATGCACGGACGTGGTGCAGAAGACCTAATTGTTGAAGTACCTCAAGGAACTACTGTTAGAGATGCTGAGACTGGAAAAGTTATCACAGACTTAGTTGAGAACGGACAAGAATTTGTTATTGCGCGTGGTGGTCGAGGTGGCCGTGGTAATATTAGATTTGCCACACCACGAAATCCAGCGCCTGAAATTGCTGAAAATGGTGAGCCAGGAGAAGAAAAACAACTTGAGTTAGAACTCAAAATTTTAGCAGATGTAGGACTAGTAGGTTTTCCGTCTGTTGGAAAATCTACCTTACTAAGTGTTGTTTCTGCGGCTAAACCCAAAATTGGTGCCTATCATTTTACAACTATTGTTCCCAATTTAGGAATGGTTAGAACGAAATCTGGTGAGAGTTTTGCAATGGCTGATTTACCAGGATTGATTGAAGGTGCAAGCCAAGGTATTGGACTAGGAACACAATTTTTAAGACATATCGAAAGAACCAGAGTTATTTTACATGTTATTGATATGTCAGCAAGTGAAGGAAGAGATCCATATGAAGATTATTTAGCCATTAATAATGAATTGGAAACCTACAATCTTCGATTGTTAGAAAGACCTCAAATTATCGTTGCAAATAAGATGGATATGGCAGAATCTGAAGAGAACCTAGCTGAATTTAAATCAAAATTAAAAGCAAATTATGATGAATTTGAAGACTTACCAATGATTTTTCCAATTTCAAGTTTAGCTCATCAAGGTTTGGAAAATCTTTTAGATGCGACGGCTGAATTATTGGATAAAACTGGTGAATTTCTTCTTTATGATGAAAGTGAATTGGCTCAAGATGAAGTTTATTATGGCTTTAATGAGGATGAACGACCATTTGAGATTAGTCGTGATGATGATGCAGCTTGGGTCTTGTCAGGTGAGAAATTAGAAAAATTATTTGTCATGACAAATATGGAACGTGATGAATCAATCATGAAATTTGCAAGACAATTGCGTGGAATGGGTGTTGATGAAGCTCTTCGTGAACGTGGTGCAAAAGATGGTGATATTGTCAGGATTGGTCATTTTGAATTTGAATTTGTCGACTAA
- a CDS encoding DUF4044 domain-containing protein — MAFGENGPRKKTTFEKITLVVVILMVLVTVGGLIAGALAGIM; from the coding sequence TTGGCATTTGGAGAAAATGGACCTCGTAAAAAAACGACATTTGAAAAAATTACATTAGTTGTCGTCATTTTAATGGTTCTTGTCACTGTAGGTGGCTTAATTGCAGGTGCACTTGCAGGCATCATGTAA
- a CDS encoding aminopeptidase, translating into MVLPRFNELLEKYADLLIKKGVNIQKGHTLLLTISVEHYDFARLITKKAYESGAAEVVVDYIDDSITKDKLLYADHDRLINVPQYIVEKSHYFLDKKASRLFVRSSDPNAFSGVDQERLSESTKATAIALEEQRAATQANKVSWNLVSAASPSWAKMVFPHLKTEEEQVDALWDAIFKMNRIYEENPIKAWDLHQEKLLSKAEQLNKYQFDALHYMAPGTDLTLGMPENHYWEAAGSTNAQGETFIANMPTEEVFSAPDYRRADGYVSSTKPLSYAGVVIENMTFTFKDGQIVDVKAEKGQETLERLISENEGARSLGEVALVPHKTPISLSGLTFFNTLFDENASNHLAIGSAYAFSVKGGTEMTQEQLKEAGLNRSSAHVDFMIGSDQMDIDGITKDGQVIPIFRKGEWAI; encoded by the coding sequence ATGGTACTACCACGTTTTAATGAACTTTTAGAAAAATATGCTGATCTTTTGATCAAAAAAGGGGTCAACATTCAAAAAGGACACACACTTTTATTGACAATTTCTGTTGAACATTATGACTTTGCTCGCTTAATTACAAAGAAAGCTTACGAATCTGGAGCAGCTGAAGTTGTTGTGGATTATATTGATGACAGTATCACAAAAGATAAGCTTCTTTATGCAGATCATGACAGACTTATTAATGTACCTCAATATATTGTTGAAAAATCACATTATTTTTTAGATAAAAAAGCAAGTCGCTTGTTTGTTCGTTCTTCAGATCCAAATGCTTTTTCTGGAGTCGATCAAGAGCGTCTATCAGAATCAACCAAAGCAACAGCGATTGCACTTGAAGAACAAAGAGCGGCTACACAAGCCAACAAAGTTAGTTGGAATTTAGTGTCTGCTGCTAGTCCTTCTTGGGCAAAAATGGTATTTCCTCATTTGAAGACTGAAGAAGAGCAAGTTGATGCACTTTGGGATGCCATTTTTAAAATGAATCGTATTTATGAAGAAAATCCAATTAAAGCTTGGGATCTTCACCAAGAGAAGTTATTATCAAAAGCAGAACAATTAAATAAATACCAATTCGATGCCCTTCACTACATGGCACCAGGAACAGACTTAACCTTAGGAATGCCTGAGAATCATTATTGGGAAGCTGCTGGTTCTACTAATGCTCAAGGTGAAACCTTTATTGCTAATATGCCTACGGAAGAAGTTTTTTCTGCACCAGATTATCGAAGGGCAGATGGCTATGTATCTTCTACCAAACCATTAAGCTATGCAGGTGTCGTTATAGAAAATATGACCTTTACATTCAAAGATGGGCAGATTGTTGATGTTAAAGCTGAAAAAGGTCAAGAGACCTTGGAAAGATTAATTTCTGAAAATGAGGGTGCCAGATCACTTGGTGAGGTTGCTTTGGTTCCTCACAAAACACCTATTTCACTTTCTGGTTTAACATTCTTTAATACTCTTTTTGATGAAAATGCATCCAATCATTTAGCTATTGGTTCTGCCTATGCTTTCTCTGTAAAAGGGGGGACTGAAATGACTCAAGAGCAATTAAAAGAAGCTGGACTCAATAGATCTAGCGCTCATGTTGACTTTATGATAGGATCAGATCAGATGGACATTGATGGTATAACTAAAGATGGACAAGTTATTCCTATTTTTAGAAAAGGTGAATGGGCCATATAA
- a CDS encoding magnesium transporter CorA family protein — protein sequence MFYKVSEKLEKTSLEECLDNHFSYIAILSTNEWITFKEKSHLHLEIEFPKSHIKTSHIYHYQDKLIGQFSTPDRKVILNQNHHFSFLIQKNTLIFIDDSQFCQSIFNDLRKDNHWKDPDLGRILFDFLDKLIQDDVSLLEKFGMTLTDMEGELLEGKDHINSNQLSQIRHKIVKLDFNYSQFATLTEELSHDTDHLFTNQNLNNFRLLSIKIDHLQHMIESLKDDISQIKGMQQSIVDEKQNHIMTVLTIVTTCCTPITIIVGWYGMNFDFMPELNSPLGYPIVIIVSILILIINISYFKHKKWL from the coding sequence ATGTTTTATAAGGTATCAGAAAAGTTAGAAAAGACTTCATTAGAAGAGTGTTTAGATAACCATTTTAGCTATATAGCCATTCTTTCAACAAATGAATGGATTACATTCAAAGAAAAAAGTCATCTTCATCTTGAAATTGAATTTCCAAAATCACATATCAAGACCAGTCATATTTATCACTATCAAGATAAACTCATTGGTCAATTTAGCACTCCTGATAGAAAAGTTATTTTGAACCAAAATCATCATTTTTCATTTCTCATCCAAAAAAATACCCTCATCTTTATTGATGATAGTCAATTTTGCCAATCAATTTTTAATGATTTAAGAAAAGATAACCATTGGAAAGACCCCGATTTAGGAAGAATATTATTTGATTTTTTAGATAAATTGATTCAAGATGATGTTTCTTTACTAGAAAAGTTTGGTATGACCTTAACCGATATGGAAGGTGAACTTTTGGAAGGAAAAGATCATATTAATTCTAATCAACTTAGTCAAATCAGGCATAAAATTGTTAAATTGGATTTTAATTACAGTCAATTTGCGACTTTGACTGAGGAACTGAGTCACGATACAGACCATCTTTTTACCAATCAAAACCTCAACAATTTTCGACTTTTATCTATTAAAATCGACCATCTTCAGCATATGATTGAAAGTTTAAAAGATGATATCTCACAAATAAAAGGGATGCAGCAATCAATCGTTGATGAAAAACAAAATCATATCATGACTGTATTGACGATTGTGACCACATGTTGCACACCAATCACTATTATTGTTGGTTGGTATGGTATGAATTTTGATTTTATGCCAGAATTAAACAGTCCATTAGGTTATCCTATTGTTATTATTGTTTCTATTCTAATATTAATTATTAATATCTCTTATTTTAAACACAAAAAATGGCTATAA
- a CDS encoding pseudouridine synthase, translating into MRLDKFLVEMSIGSRSQVKELIKQKRISVNQKTVTSAKAQINENKDIISLDGNQLVYEKFTYFMLNKPKGVISATEDKEHKTVIDLLSNEDYKNGIFPVGRLDKDTRGLLILTNDGALAHNMLSPKKHVEKEYIAEVKGIMTEADKNSFEQGIVLKDFTCLPARLEIIAINQEKETSRVKITLKEGKFHQVKRMVLACGKEVSDLKRIKMGNLLLDKTLKEGSYRRLTSEELELLKKS; encoded by the coding sequence ATGAGACTTGATAAATTTTTAGTAGAAATGTCTATCGGTAGTAGAAGCCAAGTAAAAGAACTCATAAAGCAAAAAAGAATTTCTGTAAATCAAAAAACGGTAACCTCTGCAAAAGCACAAATAAATGAAAACAAAGATATTATAAGTTTAGATGGTAACCAATTAGTCTATGAAAAATTCACTTATTTCATGCTAAATAAACCTAAAGGTGTCATTTCAGCTACAGAAGATAAAGAGCATAAGACAGTCATTGATTTACTATCAAATGAAGATTACAAAAACGGTATTTTTCCAGTGGGACGGCTAGACAAAGATACTAGAGGCTTATTAATTCTAACCAATGATGGAGCATTAGCTCATAATATGTTATCTCCCAAAAAGCATGTTGAAAAAGAATACATCGCTGAAGTTAAAGGTATCATGACTGAAGCAGATAAAAACAGTTTTGAGCAAGGAATTGTTTTGAAAGATTTCACCTGTTTACCTGCAAGATTGGAGATAATAGCTATTAATCAAGAAAAGGAAACTAGTCGAGTTAAAATTACACTAAAAGAAGGGAAGTTCCATCAAGTAAAACGAATGGTACTAGCCTGTGGCAAAGAAGTTAGTGATCTAAAAAGAATAAAAATGGGTAACCTTCTATTAGATAAAACATTAAAGGAAGGTTCTTATAGACGATTAACCTCTGAAGAATTAGAGTTATTAAAAAAATCATAA
- a CDS encoding thioesterase family protein, which translates to MSITRQTFHTTPKHSAKFLGSGTLEVLATPALVTFMENTASTFIQKQLEEGKTSVGSEMAIQHLKASKIGEDIDIVITALKEESHRYDFRLEAFAKNELIAKACHTRVRIDTQRFLKSLEQ; encoded by the coding sequence ATGTCTATCACACGTCAAACTTTTCATACAACACCTAAACATTCAGCAAAATTCTTGGGTTCTGGCACTTTAGAAGTACTTGCAACACCAGCCTTGGTAACATTTATGGAAAACACTGCTTCAACTTTTATCCAAAAACAACTTGAAGAAGGTAAGACATCAGTTGGAAGCGAAATGGCAATCCAACACTTGAAAGCTTCTAAAATTGGCGAAGATATTGATATTGTCATTACTGCACTTAAAGAAGAAAGTCACAGATATGATTTTCGTTTAGAAGCATTTGCTAAGAATGAACTGATCGCAAAAGCATGTCATACTAGAGTTCGTATCGATACACAACGTTTTTTAAAGTCACTTGAACAATAA
- a CDS encoding MFS transporter produces the protein MSSLSLDKNNKRALVSAIVASGTDDLNVMFLSFSMSSIIADLGINGVQGGWIATITNLGMLVGGLIFGLLADRYHKFKVFKWTILLFSIATGLIYFTHSINYLYLMRFIAGIGVGGEYGVAIAIMAGIVPSDKMGRISSLNGIAGQIGSISSALLAGWLAPALGWRGLFLFGLAPIILVLWMQFAIDDHNIWDNGADHQSHEESSQPVKISQLFETPALVAQTLALMVMTTVQIAGYFGMMNWLPTIIQTSLHISVKDSSLWMVSTILGMCLGMLTFGQILDKFGPRLVYSVFLIASAVCVYLFQFANSMPTMLIGGAIVGFFVNGMFAGYGAMITQLYPHHIRSTANNVILNVGRAIGGFSSVIIGKILDVSSVSMVMLFLAGLYLISFIAMLSIKNLKAENYLKLKEI, from the coding sequence ATGTCGTCATTATCATTGGATAAAAATAATAAGCGTGCACTTGTCTCAGCAATTGTAGCATCAGGGACAGATGACTTAAACGTGATGTTCCTATCATTTTCAATGTCATCTATTATTGCTGATTTAGGCATCAATGGAGTTCAAGGTGGATGGATTGCAACCATTACCAATTTAGGGATGCTAGTCGGTGGCTTGATTTTTGGACTATTAGCAGACCGATATCATAAATTTAAAGTCTTTAAATGGACGATTTTACTTTTTTCAATTGCGACAGGTTTAATCTATTTTACACATTCTATTAATTATTTGTACCTTATGCGTTTTATTGCTGGTATTGGTGTCGGTGGTGAATATGGTGTAGCGATTGCTATCATGGCCGGAATTGTCCCTTCAGACAAAATGGGACGAATTTCATCACTCAATGGAATTGCAGGACAAATTGGTTCAATCAGTTCAGCTCTTTTAGCAGGTTGGTTAGCACCAGCATTAGGATGGAGAGGTTTATTCTTATTTGGACTAGCGCCAATTATTCTCGTCCTTTGGATGCAATTTGCTATTGATGATCATAACATTTGGGATAATGGTGCTGATCATCAAAGTCATGAAGAGTCAAGCCAACCTGTAAAAATTTCCCAATTATTTGAAACACCAGCATTGGTTGCTCAAACACTTGCTTTAATGGTTATGACTACAGTTCAGATTGCGGGATACTTTGGTATGATGAACTGGTTACCAACTATTATTCAAACAAGTTTACATATCTCTGTTAAGGATTCTTCTCTTTGGATGGTTTCAACAATTTTAGGTATGTGTTTAGGGATGCTAACATTTGGCCAAATCCTAGATAAATTTGGACCAAGACTAGTCTATTCTGTCTTTTTAATTGCATCAGCTGTATGTGTTTATCTCTTCCAATTTGCTAACTCAATGCCAACTATGTTAATTGGTGGTGCAATCGTTGGATTCTTTGTTAATGGTATGTTTGCTGGTTATGGTGCTATGATCACACAACTATATCCACATCATATTCGTTCTACAGCTAATAATGTCATTTTAAATGTTGGTCGTGCCATTGGTGGTTTCTCATCAGTTATTATTGGTAAAATTTTGGATGTGTCTAGTGTCTCAATGGTAATGCTTTTCCTTGCAGGCTTATACCTTATTAGTTTCATTGCGATGCTTTCAATAAAAAATTTAAAAGCTGAGAATTATTTAAAATTAAAAGAAATCTAA
- a CDS encoding MBL fold metallo-hydrolase, with product MNIYKIVNPIAVENTYILENDNSLLVIDPGSDGQKVLSKIIELEKPVVAILLTHTHYDHIMSLDLVRETFNNPPVYVAEAEASWLESPEDNLSGMPRHAELPNVIAKPADFYFQYDEIYDLEGFHFKVVPTPGHSIGGVSFIFSESELVITGDALFKETIGRTDLPTGNLDQLLECIKNQLFTLPNHFSVYPGHGMNTTIAHEKNFNPYFQN from the coding sequence ATGAATATCTATAAAATTGTCAATCCCATAGCTGTTGAAAATACTTATATTTTAGAGAATGATAACTCACTTCTTGTTATTGATCCAGGAAGTGATGGCCAAAAAGTTCTATCTAAAATAATTGAGTTGGAAAAACCTGTCGTTGCTATTTTACTAACTCATACTCATTATGATCACATTATGAGTTTAGATTTAGTGAGAGAAACATTTAATAACCCACCAGTATATGTTGCTGAAGCCGAAGCAAGCTGGCTTGAATCACCTGAGGATAATTTATCAGGAATGCCTAGGCATGCAGAATTACCAAATGTTATCGCAAAACCAGCTGATTTTTACTTTCAATACGATGAAATCTATGATTTAGAAGGATTTCATTTTAAAGTTGTACCAACGCCAGGTCACTCAATTGGCGGTGTTTCATTTATTTTTTCAGAATCTGAATTAGTCATTACTGGTGATGCTCTCTTTAAAGAAACAATTGGTCGAACTGACTTACCAACTGGAAATCTCGATCAGTTACTTGAATGTATCAAGAATCAACTTTTCACACTCCCAAACCATTTCAGTGTTTATCCAGGTCATGGTATGAACACAACTATTGCTCATGAGAAAAATTTTAATCCTTATTTTCAAAATTAA
- the ftsX gene encoding permease-like cell division protein FtsX — protein sequence MIRNFFRHLWESIKNLKRNGWMTFASITSVTVTLALLGLFVSVLLNTEKLASDVENNVRINTYLAVDSKDSSETIQNEAGETVVNADYHKVYKDILKISGVKSIDFSSKENELKKLKETYGDVWSMYDNDSNPLQDIYIVETKSPSQVKKVAKKIKSLEGVESVNYGGIQSDKLFKITKFIRTWGVVGAAIFILMAIFLISNTIRMTIMNRKRDIEIMRLVGAKNSYIRGPFFFEGAWIGLFGAIIPSVLMFYLYHFVYSEYSRQLQPQGLSLYQPSLFLPALIGGLFIIGIIIGSIGSVFSMRRYLKI from the coding sequence ATGATTAGAAATTTCTTCCGTCACCTATGGGAATCAATTAAAAATTTAAAACGAAATGGATGGATGACTTTTGCTTCCATTACTTCAGTAACAGTAACATTAGCTTTATTAGGACTTTTTGTTTCAGTTTTGTTAAATACTGAAAAATTAGCTAGTGATGTGGAAAACAATGTCAGAATTAATACCTACTTAGCGGTAGATTCTAAAGATAGTTCTGAAACTATTCAAAATGAAGCTGGTGAGACAGTAGTGAATGCTGATTACCACAAAGTTTACAAAGACATTTTAAAAATTTCTGGTGTTAAATCTATTGATTTTTCTAGTAAAGAAAACGAATTGAAAAAACTTAAAGAAACTTATGGTGATGTTTGGAGTATGTACGATAATGATTCCAACCCACTTCAAGACATTTATATCGTTGAAACAAAATCACCAAGTCAAGTTAAGAAAGTTGCTAAAAAGATTAAATCTTTAGAAGGCGTTGAATCCGTCAATTATGGTGGTATCCAATCTGATAAACTCTTTAAGATTACCAAATTTATCCGTACTTGGGGTGTGGTAGGAGCAGCTATCTTTATACTAATGGCTATTTTCCTCATTTCAAATACAATTCGTATGACCATCATGAATCGAAAACGCGATATTGAAATTATGCGTTTGGTCGGTGCAAAAAATTCTTATATCAGAGGACCATTCTTCTTTGAAGGTGCTTGGATCGGTTTATTTGGTGCTATTATTCCTTCAGTATTAATGTTCTATCTCTATCATTTTGTTTATAGTGAATATAGTCGTCAATTGCAACCACAAGGACTTTCTTTATACCAACCAAGTTTATTTTTACCAGCATTGATTGGTGGATTGTTCATTATTGGAATTATTATTGGTTCTATTGGTTCTGTATTCTCAATGAGACGCTATCTAAAAATATAA
- the ftsE gene encoding cell division ATP-binding protein FtsE codes for MALIEMKDVTKKYHRSTTALRDMTISVNQGEFVYLVGPSGAGKSSFIKLLYREEKVSNGTLRVGEFNLNKLKKKDVPILRRNIGVVFQDYKLLPRKTVFENVAYAMEVIGAKRRDIKKRVPEVLELVGLKYKMRSFPDQLSGGEQQRVAIARAIVNNPKLLIADEPTGNLDPEISWEIMQLLERINIQGTTVLMATHNSHIVNALRHRVIAIEDGKIVRDEEKGEYGYDD; via the coding sequence ATGGCATTAATTGAAATGAAAGATGTTACGAAAAAGTATCATCGCTCAACAACTGCCTTAAGAGATATGACAATATCTGTGAATCAAGGTGAATTTGTGTATTTAGTTGGCCCTTCAGGTGCTGGTAAATCAAGCTTTATTAAATTACTATATCGTGAAGAGAAGGTTTCAAACGGAACACTTCGCGTTGGTGAATTTAATTTAAACAAACTAAAGAAAAAAGACGTTCCCATTTTACGTCGTAATATTGGTGTTGTTTTCCAAGATTACAAATTATTACCTCGTAAAACTGTATTTGAAAATGTTGCTTATGCTATGGAAGTTATTGGTGCCAAACGTCGTGACATCAAAAAACGTGTGCCTGAAGTCTTAGAGTTAGTAGGGTTAAAATACAAAATGCGTTCTTTCCCAGATCAGTTATCTGGTGGGGAGCAACAACGTGTGGCAATTGCTCGTGCAATCGTCAATAATCCAAAATTATTAATTGCCGATGAACCTACAGGAAACTTGGACCCTGAAATTTCATGGGAAATCATGCAATTACTTGAACGCATTAATATTCAAGGAACTACTGTATTAATGGCAACACATAACAGTCACATTGTAAATGCCTTACGCCACCGTGTAATTGCCATTGAGGATGGTAAAATTGTACGTGATGAGGAGAAAGGAGAATATGGTTACGATGATTAG
- the prfB gene encoding peptide chain release factor 2 (programmed frameshift) → MEVAEIRQKIVENKEKLTSFRRSLDLEHLEEEIAQLEHQMTDPDFWNDNIAAQKTSQTLNDLKATYDNFQTMQELSEESELYLEMLDEDASIQSDLEETLSKLDVLMQNYEMTLLLSEPYDNNNAILEIHPGSGGTEAQDWAEMLFRMYTRYGNAKGFKVETLDYQAGDEAGIKSVTLSFEGPHAYGLLKSEMGVHRLVRISPFDSAKRRHTSFVSVEVMPELDDTIEVDIKDDDIKMDTFRSGGAGGQNVNKVSTGVRLTHIPTGIVVASTVDRTQYGNRDRAMKMLQSKLYQLEQEKKAQEVDALKGDKKEITWGSQIRSYVFTPYTMVKDHRTSYEVAQVDKVMDGEIDGFIDAYLKWRIED, encoded by the exons ATGGAAGTGGCTGAAATTCGCCAAAAAATAGTAGAAAATAAAGAGAAGTTGACTAGCTTCAGGAGGTCTCTT GACTTAGAGCATCTTGAAGAAGAGATTGCACAATTAGAGCATCAAATGACAGATCCAGATTTTTGGAATGATAATATTGCTGCTCAAAAAACTTCCCAAACTCTAAATGATTTGAAAGCAACTTATGATAATTTCCAGACAATGCAAGAATTATCAGAGGAGTCAGAATTATATTTAGAAATGCTTGATGAAGATGCGTCTATTCAATCAGATTTAGAAGAGACCTTGTCTAAACTTGATGTGTTGATGCAAAATTATGAAATGACATTACTGCTTTCAGAACCCTATGATAACAATAATGCCATTTTAGAAATTCATCCCGGTTCAGGAGGAACAGAAGCACAAGATTGGGCCGAAATGCTTTTTAGAATGTATACTCGCTACGGTAATGCAAAAGGTTTTAAAGTAGAAACCCTAGATTATCAAGCAGGTGATGAAGCAGGAATCAAATCTGTAACCCTTTCCTTTGAGGGACCGCATGCTTATGGCTTGCTAAAATCTGAAATGGGTGTTCATCGCTTAGTTCGTATTTCTCCATTTGATTCAGCTAAAAGAAGACATACTTCATTTGTCTCTGTAGAAGTCATGCCAGAGTTAGATGATACTATTGAAGTTGATATCAAAGATGACGATATTAAGATGGATACTTTCCGATCAGGTGGTGCTGGTGGACAAAACGTTAACAAAGTTTCTACAGGTGTTCGACTAACCCATATTCCAACAGGCATTGTGGTTGCATCTACTGTTGATCGAACACAATATGGAAATCGTGATCGTGCTATGAAAATGCTTCAATCAAAACTTTATCAATTAGAACAAGAAAAGAAAGCTCAAGAAGTTGATGCGCTAAAAGGTGATAAAAAAGAAATAACTTGGGGCAGTCAGATAAGGTCTTATGTTTTCACACCATACACTATGGTAAAAGATCACCGAACTAGTTATGAAGTTGCGCAAGTTGATAAAGTCATGGATGGTGAAATTGATGGTTTTATTGATGCATATTTGAAATGGCGTATTGAGGATTAA